A genomic window from Streptomyces sp. NBC_00234 includes:
- the eno gene encoding phosphopyruvate hydratase translates to MPSIDVVVAREILDSRGNPTVEVEVGLDDGSTGRAAVPSGASTGAFEAIELRDGDPNRYMGKGVEKAVLAVIEQIGPELVGYDATEQRLIDQAMFDLDATENKGSLGANAILGVSLAVAHAASEASDLPLFRYLGGPNAHLLPVPMMNILNGGSHADSNVDIQEFMIAPIGAESFSEALRWGAEIYHTLKKVLKTKGLSTGLGDEGGFAPNLESNRAALDLIVEAIKEAGYVPGRDIGLALDVAASEFYKDGKYEFEGKSRSAAEMTEYYEELVSAYPLVSIEDPLYEDDWAGWKVITEKIGSKVQIVGDDLFVTNPERLARGIEEGSANALLVKVNQIGSLTETLDAVEMAQRNGFKCMMSHRSGETEDVTIADLAVAVNCGQIKTGAPARSDRVAKYNQLLRIEEILDDAAVYAGRSAFPRFRFAD, encoded by the coding sequence GTGCCGTCCATCGACGTCGTCGTAGCCAGGGAAATCCTCGACTCCCGGGGCAACCCCACGGTCGAGGTCGAGGTTGGCCTCGACGACGGCAGCACGGGACGTGCTGCTGTTCCGTCCGGCGCCTCCACCGGTGCGTTCGAGGCCATTGAGCTTCGCGACGGCGACCCCAACCGTTACATGGGCAAGGGCGTCGAGAAGGCCGTCCTCGCCGTCATCGAGCAGATCGGCCCGGAGCTCGTCGGGTACGACGCCACCGAGCAGCGCCTCATCGACCAGGCGATGTTCGACCTGGACGCCACCGAGAACAAGGGCTCGCTCGGCGCCAACGCGATCCTCGGCGTCTCGCTCGCCGTGGCCCACGCCGCGTCGGAGGCGTCCGACCTCCCCCTCTTCCGCTACCTCGGCGGCCCGAACGCGCACCTGCTGCCCGTTCCGATGATGAACATCCTGAACGGCGGCTCGCACGCCGACTCCAACGTGGACATCCAGGAGTTCATGATCGCGCCGATCGGTGCGGAGTCCTTCTCCGAGGCCCTGCGCTGGGGTGCGGAGATCTACCACACGCTGAAGAAGGTCCTGAAGACCAAGGGCCTGTCCACCGGTCTCGGTGACGAGGGCGGCTTCGCGCCGAACCTGGAGTCCAACCGCGCCGCCCTGGACCTCATCGTCGAGGCCATCAAGGAGGCCGGTTACGTCCCCGGCCGCGACATCGGCCTCGCGCTCGACGTCGCCGCGTCCGAGTTCTACAAGGACGGCAAGTACGAGTTCGAGGGCAAGTCCCGCTCGGCCGCCGAGATGACCGAGTACTACGAGGAGCTCGTCTCCGCGTACCCGCTGGTCTCCATCGAGGACCCGCTGTACGAGGACGACTGGGCCGGCTGGAAGGTCATCACCGAGAAGATCGGCTCCAAGGTGCAGATCGTCGGTGACGACCTGTTCGTCACCAACCCGGAGCGTCTGGCCCGCGGTATCGAGGAGGGCTCCGCCAACGCCCTGCTCGTCAAGGTCAACCAGATCGGTTCGCTGACCGAGACCCTGGACGCCGTCGAGATGGCCCAGCGCAACGGCTTCAAGTGCATGATGTCGCACCGCTCCGGCGAGACCGAGGACGTCACCATCGCCGACCTCGCCGTCGCCGTGAACTGTGGTCAGATCAAGACCGGCGCCCCGGCCCGCTCGGACCGCGTCGCCAAGTACAACCAGCTGCTGCGCATCGAGGAGATCCTCGACGACGCCGCGGTGTACGCGGGCCGCTCGGCGTTCCCGCGGTTCCGCTTCGCCGACTGA